Proteins encoded in a region of the Trueperaceae bacterium genome:
- the dxs gene encoding 1-deoxy-D-xylulose-5-phosphate synthase, whose amino-acid sequence MTRRRETDSLLAGIRSPADLKRLPQSELGRVAEELRSEIVRVCSIAGGHLASSLGAVELTVALHYIYDSAVDRIVWDVGHQTYGHKILTGRADRIETIRQPGGLAGFTAVSESEHDALTVGHASTSLAAALGMALARDARQAPYEVVAVIGDGALTGGMALAALNQIGHVRPRMTIVLNDNEMSISENVGAINHYMRTLQVQPWFQEAEDRSKAALTRLWAPLADVASRAKKATRRFFDPASNNPFHAMGLRYVGPVDGHDIDQLIYYLDHIRQLDGPTMLHIVTRKGKGYKVAESDPIAWHGASSFDPDNPVAKATSATWSTAFGDAATKLADQDDRVWVITPAMREGSGLVEYSKAHPDRYIDVGIAEDVAVTVGAGLALRGEKPIVAIYSTFLQRAYDQVIHDVCIEGLDVVFAVDRAGLVGGDGATHQGIYDLSYLRTVPNMSVAMPRDVDQMRGMLKAALRLGGPKAIRWPRGGVPVLDDAPVSDWREVEWGTWEVLKEPEDRRRAVWVVGLGPTVAYALAAAEGRPEVGVVDGRFVKPLDSRLLLELASLARAVVTVEDHTIVGGLGSAVLEALAEGGVAVPVVRLGVRDRVVPHGDPRAQHEELGYGPEAIARTLEELGAHRPSIGPGGKAVGKA is encoded by the coding sequence GTGACGCGGCGCCGCGAGACCGACTCGCTGCTGGCCGGCATCAGGTCGCCGGCCGACCTCAAGCGCCTGCCGCAGAGCGAGCTCGGTCGCGTCGCCGAGGAGCTGCGCAGCGAGATCGTGCGGGTCTGCTCGATCGCGGGCGGGCACCTGGCCTCGAGCCTCGGCGCCGTGGAGCTGACGGTCGCGCTGCACTACATCTACGACTCCGCCGTCGACAGGATCGTCTGGGACGTCGGCCACCAGACCTACGGCCACAAGATCCTCACCGGCAGGGCGGACCGCATCGAGACGATAAGGCAGCCGGGCGGCCTGGCGGGCTTCACCGCCGTCAGCGAGTCCGAGCACGACGCGCTGACGGTCGGGCACGCCTCCACCAGCCTCGCCGCGGCCCTGGGCATGGCGCTGGCCCGCGACGCCAGGCAGGCCCCCTACGAGGTCGTCGCCGTCATCGGCGACGGCGCGCTGACCGGCGGGATGGCCCTGGCGGCCCTGAACCAGATCGGCCACGTGCGCCCGCGCATGACGATCGTGCTGAACGACAACGAGATGTCGATAAGCGAGAACGTCGGCGCGATCAACCACTACATGCGCACGCTGCAGGTCCAGCCCTGGTTCCAGGAGGCCGAGGACCGCTCGAAGGCGGCACTCACCCGGCTGTGGGCGCCGCTCGCCGACGTCGCCAGCCGCGCCAAGAAGGCGACGCGCCGCTTCTTCGACCCGGCCAGCAACAACCCGTTCCACGCCATGGGCCTGCGCTACGTCGGCCCCGTGGACGGCCACGACATCGACCAGCTCATCTACTACCTCGACCACATCAGGCAGCTCGACGGACCGACGATGCTGCACATCGTCACCCGCAAGGGCAAGGGCTACAAGGTCGCCGAGTCCGATCCCATCGCGTGGCACGGGGCCTCGAGCTTCGACCCGGACAACCCCGTGGCGAAGGCGACCAGCGCCACCTGGTCGACGGCCTTCGGCGACGCCGCCACCAAGCTGGCCGACCAGGACGACCGCGTGTGGGTGATCACGCCGGCCATGCGCGAGGGCAGCGGCCTCGTCGAGTACTCGAAGGCGCACCCCGACCGCTACATCGACGTCGGCATCGCCGAGGACGTGGCCGTGACCGTGGGCGCGGGACTGGCGCTGCGGGGCGAGAAGCCCATCGTCGCGATCTACTCGACGTTCCTGCAGCGCGCCTACGACCAGGTGATCCACGACGTCTGCATCGAGGGCCTCGACGTCGTGTTCGCCGTGGACCGCGCCGGCCTCGTGGGCGGCGACGGCGCCACCCACCAGGGCATCTACGACCTCTCCTACCTGCGCACGGTCCCCAACATGAGCGTCGCGATGCCGCGCGACGTGGACCAGATGCGCGGGATGCTGAAGGCCGCGCTGCGGCTCGGCGGCCCGAAGGCGATCCGCTGGCCGCGAGGCGGCGTGCCCGTCCTCGACGACGCGCCGGTGAGCGACTGGCGGGAGGTCGAGTGGGGCACCTGGGAGGTCCTCAAGGAGCCGGAGGACAGGCGACGCGCGGTGTGGGTCGTCGGACTGGGACCCACGGTCGCCTACGCGCTGGCGGCGGCCGAGGGACGCCCCGAGGTCGGCGTCGTGGACGGGCGCTTCGTCAAGCCGCTCGACTCCCGACTCCTGCTCGAGCTCGCCTCGCTGGCCAGGGCCGTGGTCACTGTCGAGGACCACACGATCGTCGGCGGGCTCGGCTCGGCCGTCCTCGAGGCGCTCGCCGAGGGCGGCGTGGCGGTGCCCGTCGTGCGCCTCGGCGTCAGGGACCGCGTCGTCCCGCACGGCGACCCGCGCGCCCAGCACGAGGAGCTCGGCTACGGACCCGAGGCCATCGCGCGCACGCTCGAGGAGCTCGGCGCCCACAGGCCGAGCATCGGCCCCGGCGGGAAGGCGGTGGGGAAGGCGTGA
- a CDS encoding fumarylacetoacetate hydrolase family protein produces the protein MRLVRYRSYDGISWGEVEGGMVRRLTSMLGRPDGTEVSISEVTLLPPCEPSVIVCVGRNYAAHIREMGNMPVGGTDLPKEPGLFLKGLNTLAGPGDDIPYPSWTQDLQYEGELAVVIGQRLRNVSPEEALDHVAGYTCAVDVTARDKQRSDLQWVRGKSADGFCPVGPWLETDVDPRDVGVRTVVNGQVRQEARTSDMIFPVADVLAYISTFMTLSPGDLVLTGTPEGVGRLNVGDVIEVSVEGVGTLVNQVADEEDAAAPVLEAEAGGEDAAG, from the coding sequence ATGCGATTGGTCCGTTACCGGAGCTACGACGGGATCAGCTGGGGTGAGGTCGAGGGCGGCATGGTGCGCCGCCTCACGTCGATGCTAGGTCGCCCTGACGGCACCGAGGTGTCGATAAGCGAGGTCACGCTGCTGCCGCCGTGCGAGCCGAGCGTGATCGTGTGCGTGGGCCGCAACTACGCCGCGCACATCCGCGAGATGGGCAACATGCCCGTGGGCGGCACCGACCTGCCCAAGGAGCCGGGGCTGTTCCTCAAGGGCCTGAACACGCTCGCGGGCCCCGGCGACGACATCCCGTACCCCTCGTGGACGCAGGACCTGCAGTACGAGGGGGAGCTGGCCGTCGTCATCGGCCAGCGCCTGCGCAACGTCTCGCCGGAGGAGGCGCTCGACCACGTGGCCGGCTACACCTGCGCCGTCGACGTCACCGCGCGTGACAAGCAGCGCTCCGACCTCCAGTGGGTGCGCGGCAAGTCGGCCGACGGCTTCTGCCCGGTGGGCCCGTGGCTGGAGACCGACGTCGACCCGCGCGACGTCGGCGTCCGCACCGTCGTCAACGGCCAGGTGCGGCAGGAGGCCCGCACCAGCGACATGATCTTCCCGGTGGCCGACGTCCTCGCGTACATCTCGACGTTCATGACCCTGAGCCCCGGCGACCTGGTGCTCACGGGCACGCCCGAGGGCGTGGGGCGCCTCAACGTCGGCGACGTCATCGAGGTCTCGGTCGAGGGGGTCGGCACGCTCGTGAACCAGGTCGCCGACGAGGAGGACGCCGCCGCGCCCGTACTCGAGGCCGAGGCGGGCGGGGAGGACGCGGCCGGGTGA
- a CDS encoding ABC-F family ATP-binding cassette domain-containing protein — translation MSLVALSGVEKAYGEQVVLRDASLEVHEGQRLALIGRNGSGKSTVLRLLMGLEEPDKGQVVRARGVVLGLLDQDPEFGPGDTVRSVADAAFAELDDLEGELSSLEAAGLDDPERFERWERLHAVFERRGGYSRRARRDAVLHALGFAARHDDRVRDLSGGERTRLGLARLLMKQPDVLLLDEPTNHLDMDMRAWLEGHLARYPGAAVVVSHDRAFLDAACDTTAEVARGELRVGAGNPSAYRAAREEAERVQAATRANQERESARLHAAAEQMKRWAGQNAKLHRRAKAMLGRAERFDARMVDEVPRPERTTRFAFDCDESGDIVLTARHLTQRFDRTLFEDVSVELRRGDRVALVGPNGAGKTTFLRTLLGELPSLDPRASVTTGARVRLGYYDQDLRGVDDEATLFEELLRRMGDREAHDALGRFMFPYEAQFKKVRDLSGGERARLALLLLTLGRHNLLVLDEPTNHLDVEMIEALEDALRAYRGTLLVVSHDRRFLADLVDRVWEVDGGAFRDYEGDWSFYWRKRRERAGDAVAQPLPAGPARPAAPRAPAGGRFAGRSPWRLRRDLAELEARIAEVEDELERIGGGLSSLDDDAIALVPELASRAGPPPTRAEVIAALGERHAALEARLLELMEEWHELTDLVGA, via the coding sequence ATGTCGCTCGTGGCCCTGAGCGGCGTGGAGAAGGCCTACGGCGAGCAGGTCGTGCTCCGCGACGCGTCTCTCGAGGTGCATGAGGGTCAGAGGCTGGCCCTCATCGGCCGCAACGGCTCGGGCAAGTCGACCGTGCTGCGCCTACTCATGGGCCTCGAGGAGCCCGACAAGGGCCAGGTCGTGCGGGCCAGGGGCGTCGTCCTCGGCCTCCTCGACCAGGACCCGGAGTTCGGCCCCGGCGACACGGTCAGGAGCGTCGCCGACGCCGCCTTCGCCGAGCTCGACGACCTCGAGGGCGAGCTCTCGTCCCTGGAGGCCGCCGGCCTCGACGACCCGGAGAGGTTCGAGCGCTGGGAGCGCCTCCATGCCGTCTTCGAGCGGCGCGGCGGCTACTCGCGGCGGGCGCGGCGCGACGCCGTGCTCCACGCCCTCGGGTTCGCCGCGCGCCACGACGACAGGGTGCGCGACCTCTCCGGCGGCGAGCGCACGCGCCTGGGCCTGGCCCGCCTGCTGATGAAGCAGCCCGACGTACTGCTCCTCGACGAGCCCACGAACCACCTCGACATGGACATGCGGGCCTGGCTCGAGGGCCACCTCGCCCGCTACCCCGGCGCCGCCGTGGTCGTCTCGCACGACAGGGCGTTCCTCGACGCCGCCTGCGACACGACCGCCGAGGTCGCCCGCGGCGAGCTGAGGGTCGGCGCGGGCAACCCCAGCGCCTACCGCGCCGCGCGCGAGGAGGCCGAGAGGGTCCAGGCCGCCACCCGCGCGAACCAGGAGCGCGAGAGCGCCAGGCTGCACGCCGCGGCCGAGCAGATGAAGCGCTGGGCGGGGCAGAACGCGAAGCTGCACAGGCGCGCCAAGGCCATGCTGGGCCGCGCCGAGCGCTTCGACGCGCGGATGGTCGACGAGGTGCCGCGCCCGGAGCGCACCACGCGCTTCGCGTTCGACTGCGACGAGTCGGGCGACATCGTCCTCACGGCCAGGCACCTCACGCAGAGGTTCGACCGCACGCTCTTCGAGGACGTGTCCGTGGAGCTGCGGCGCGGCGACCGCGTCGCGCTGGTGGGCCCGAACGGGGCGGGGAAGACGACGTTCCTGCGCACGCTCCTCGGCGAGCTGCCCTCTCTCGACCCGCGCGCGTCGGTGACCACGGGCGCGCGCGTCCGCCTGGGCTACTACGACCAGGACCTGCGCGGCGTGGACGACGAAGCCACCCTGTTCGAGGAGCTGCTGAGGCGCATGGGCGACCGCGAGGCCCACGACGCTCTGGGCCGCTTCATGTTCCCCTACGAGGCGCAGTTCAAGAAGGTCAGGGACCTCTCGGGAGGCGAGCGGGCGCGCCTGGCGCTGCTGCTCCTGACCCTCGGCCGCCACAACCTGCTGGTCCTCGACGAGCCGACGAACCACCTCGACGTCGAGATGATCGAGGCGCTCGAGGACGCCCTGCGCGCCTACCGTGGCACGCTGCTCGTCGTGTCGCACGACAGGCGCTTCCTCGCGGACCTCGTGGACCGCGTCTGGGAGGTGGACGGCGGGGCCTTCCGCGACTACGAGGGAGACTGGTCTTTCTACTGGAGGAAGCGGCGGGAGAGAGCCGGCGACGCCGTGGCGCAGCCGCTGCCCGCAGGGCCCGCCCGTCCGGCCGCTCCACGGGCGCCGGCGGGCGGACGCTTCGCCGGACGCAGCCCGTGGCGTCTGAGGCGGGACCTCGCGGAGCTCGAGGCTCGCATCGCCGAGGTGGAGGACGAGCTGGAGCGCATCGGCGGGGGCCTCTCGAGCCTCGATGACGACGCCATCGCGCTGGTCCCCGAGCTCGCCTCGCGGGCGGGGCCGCCGCCCACCCGCGCCGAGGTCATCGCCGCCTTGGGGGAGCGCCACGCCGCGCTGGAGGCGCGCCTGCTCGAACTGATGGAGGAGTGGCACGAGCTCACCGACCTGGTGGGCGCGTAG
- the purN gene encoding phosphoribosylglycinamide formyltransferase codes for MGFPLGRPARLAVIASGRGSNLASLLASFPPGGPEAEVVLVAGEKERAPALARAREAGVEAVHVPWDTREGFEARLDELLGDRGVDLACLAGFMRVLSPWFVGRWHGRLLNVHPSLLPKHRGLHAHRQALAEGVSESGCSVHFVDAGVDTGKVIVQRRVPVLPGDTEETLAERVLREEHVAYPEAVRLVLRGEVRP; via the coding sequence GTGGGCTTCCCGCTGGGGCGGCCGGCCCGGCTGGCCGTCATCGCCTCGGGCCGCGGCTCGAACCTGGCCTCGCTGCTCGCGTCGTTCCCGCCCGGCGGACCGGAGGCCGAGGTCGTGCTGGTGGCGGGCGAGAAGGAGCGCGCGCCGGCCCTGGCCAGGGCGCGGGAGGCTGGCGTGGAGGCCGTGCACGTGCCGTGGGACACGCGCGAGGGCTTCGAGGCGCGCCTCGACGAGCTGCTCGGCGACCGCGGCGTGGACCTCGCCTGCCTGGCGGGCTTCATGCGCGTGCTCTCGCCCTGGTTCGTGGGTCGTTGGCACGGCCGGCTCCTGAACGTGCACCCCAGCCTGCTGCCCAAGCACCGCGGCCTCCACGCCCACAGGCAGGCGCTGGCCGAGGGCGTGAGCGAGTCGGGCTGCAGCGTGCACTTCGTGGACGCCGGCGTGGACACCGGCAAGGTGATCGTGCAGCGGCGCGTGCCCGTGCTGCCCGGCGACACCGAGGAGACGCTGGCCGAGCGCGTGCTGCGCGAGGAGCACGTCGCGTACCCTGAGGCCGTGAGACTGGTCCTGCGTGGGGAGGTGCGACCGTGA
- a CDS encoding isochorismatase family protein: protein MPRSDWERVLTVRDRAVFASAGYGQRVGFGARPALLVIDVNYAFVGERAPILESVESWPQSTGEEAWSVVDRLVGLLGLAREVGVPVVYTTNLGGSVGAAARSRRRLPKRREDLAPERVEQGRKIVAEIAPRLGDLVIEKPHASALAETPLLSVLNGLSVDTLLITGGTTSGCVRATAVDAAAANFHVAVVEECTFDRGQASRLVSLFDLDAKYADVVTLAEVEAYLAALGGAAPRAREGAEHAR, encoded by the coding sequence ATGCCAAGGTCCGATTGGGAGCGGGTGCTCACGGTGAGGGACCGCGCCGTGTTCGCCTCCGCGGGGTACGGCCAGCGCGTGGGGTTCGGCGCCCGCCCGGCCCTCCTGGTCATCGACGTCAACTACGCGTTCGTCGGCGAGCGCGCGCCCATCCTCGAGTCCGTCGAGTCGTGGCCGCAGTCGACCGGCGAGGAGGCGTGGTCCGTCGTCGACAGGCTGGTGGGGCTGCTCGGCCTCGCCAGGGAGGTGGGAGTGCCGGTCGTCTACACCACGAACCTGGGCGGCTCCGTCGGGGCCGCGGCCCGGAGCCGGCGCCGGTTGCCGAAGCGCCGCGAGGACCTGGCGCCTGAGCGGGTCGAGCAGGGCCGGAAGATCGTCGCGGAGATCGCGCCACGGCTGGGAGACCTCGTGATCGAGAAGCCGCACGCCTCCGCCCTGGCGGAGACGCCGCTGCTGTCGGTCCTCAACGGGCTCTCCGTCGACACGCTGCTGATCACCGGGGGCACGACGAGCGGCTGCGTGCGCGCCACGGCCGTGGACGCCGCGGCGGCGAACTTCCACGTGGCGGTCGTGGAGGAGTGCACCTTCGACAGGGGGCAGGCCTCGCGCCTCGTGAGCCTGTTCGACCTCGACGCCAAGTACGCGGACGTCGTCACGCTGGCCGAGGTGGAGGCCTACTTGGCGGCGCTCGGCGGGGCGGCGCCGCGGGCGAGGGAGGGAGCCGAGCATGCCAGGTGA
- the purD gene encoding phosphoribosylamine--glycine ligase yields the protein MKVLVVGSGGREHALCWALDRSPSVSDVVVVPGNDGMENAARVIGGAGDERGVRIVADAERPDLVVIGPEAPLVAGWADALRRDGYAVLGPGAAGARLEGSKRYAKEFMERHGVPTARFAGFDDLDDALAHLERVGAPIVVKDSGLRAGKGVTVAETLEEARTAVEAIFQEPGAEVVLEERLAGPEISVTLLVDANTHVALPPSRDHKRAYDGGRGPNTGGMGAVAPVPLSAEEREALERQVVKPVMRGLRADGVPYSGVLYVGVMRTEDGFKVLEFNCRFGDPETQVLMPLLASDAGELFRAVAEDRLAEVEVRVAPGASACVVMAAPGYPGSPKVGVPVGLPRELPEGTLLFSAGLHGRPPVSKGGRVVNAVGIGATVAEAVRRAYRLVDAVRFEGALVRRDIGAGM from the coding sequence GTGAAGGTCCTCGTCGTCGGCTCGGGCGGGCGCGAGCACGCCCTCTGCTGGGCGCTGGACCGCTCGCCGTCGGTGAGCGACGTCGTCGTCGTGCCCGGCAACGACGGCATGGAGAACGCGGCGCGCGTCATCGGCGGCGCCGGCGACGAGCGCGGCGTGAGGATCGTGGCCGACGCCGAGCGGCCCGACCTCGTCGTCATCGGGCCGGAGGCGCCCCTGGTGGCGGGCTGGGCGGACGCGCTGCGACGCGACGGCTACGCGGTCCTCGGCCCCGGCGCCGCGGGCGCCCGCCTCGAGGGCAGCAAGCGCTACGCCAAGGAGTTCATGGAGCGGCACGGCGTGCCCACGGCGCGCTTCGCCGGCTTCGACGACCTCGACGACGCCCTGGCGCACCTCGAGCGGGTGGGCGCGCCGATCGTGGTGAAGGACTCGGGCCTCAGGGCCGGCAAGGGCGTGACCGTGGCCGAGACGCTCGAAGAGGCGCGCACGGCCGTAGAGGCGATCTTCCAGGAGCCGGGCGCCGAGGTCGTGCTCGAGGAGCGGCTCGCGGGGCCCGAGATCAGCGTCACCCTGCTCGTCGACGCGAACACCCACGTGGCGCTGCCCCCGTCGCGCGACCACAAGCGCGCCTACGACGGCGGGAGGGGACCGAACACCGGCGGCATGGGCGCCGTGGCGCCGGTGCCGCTGAGCGCCGAGGAGCGCGAGGCGCTGGAGCGGCAGGTCGTGAAGCCGGTGATGCGCGGCCTGCGGGCCGACGGCGTGCCCTACTCCGGCGTGCTGTACGTGGGCGTCATGCGCACCGAGGACGGCTTCAAGGTCCTCGAGTTCAACTGCCGCTTCGGCGACCCCGAGACGCAGGTCCTCATGCCGCTCCTGGCCAGCGACGCCGGCGAGCTGTTCCGGGCCGTGGCGGAGGACAGGCTCGCCGAGGTCGAGGTGCGCGTGGCGCCGGGGGCGTCCGCCTGCGTGGTCATGGCGGCGCCCGGCTACCCCGGCTCGCCGAAGGTCGGCGTGCCCGTGGGCCTGCCGCGGGAGCTGCCCGAGGGCACGCTGCTGTTCTCGGCCGGCCTCCACGGCAGGCCGCCGGTGTCGAAGGGCGGACGCGTGGTCAACGCCGTGGGCATCGGCGCCACCGTGGCGGAGGCGGTGCGGCGCGCCTACCGGCTCGTCGACGCCGTGCGGTTCGAGGGCGCGCTCGTGAGGCGCGACATCGGCGCGGGGATGTGA
- a CDS encoding MBL fold metallo-hydrolase produces MTARSDAEGEVGATSGEAPLRPPLPDYPRVRDLGGGVWLIDTLHHGHPGTIGVFVVALPHGGHALVETGPGVTLPEVLAGLRALGVEERYVTHLLLTHIHLDHAGAAGALARRTGATVLVHEVGAPHLVDPSRLMASAHRVYGDALSTLWGEMLPVPAGRVVAVRDGESHDVGGLDVRVVHTPGHASHHVSYLLPDGTLFCGDSAGVVLPGAGVIRPALAPPELDIELKEGSVRRQLALGPTRLVLSHFGPVPDARAHLEAYPGVMRAWEAELLRGLAVGEGDEALARRMEAFEDAELAAARVPPGIAHRYKLTSDAAMNAAGLKRYLTKLHPERVEAARAASAGGRG; encoded by the coding sequence GTGACGGCGCGCAGCGACGCCGAGGGCGAGGTGGGCGCCACGTCGGGGGAGGCCCCGCTGCGTCCGCCGCTGCCCGACTACCCGCGCGTCCGCGACCTGGGCGGCGGCGTCTGGTTGATCGACACGCTGCACCACGGCCACCCGGGCACCATCGGCGTCTTCGTCGTCGCCCTGCCCCACGGCGGCCACGCGCTCGTCGAGACGGGCCCGGGCGTCACGCTGCCCGAGGTGCTGGCGGGACTGCGCGCCCTCGGGGTCGAGGAGCGCTACGTCACGCACCTGCTCCTCACGCACATCCACCTCGACCACGCCGGCGCTGCGGGCGCCCTCGCCCGACGCACCGGCGCCACGGTGCTCGTGCACGAGGTCGGCGCGCCGCACCTCGTCGACCCCAGCCGGCTGATGGCCAGCGCCCACCGCGTCTACGGCGACGCGCTGTCGACGCTGTGGGGCGAGATGCTGCCGGTGCCCGCGGGGCGGGTCGTCGCCGTGCGGGACGGCGAGAGCCACGACGTGGGCGGGCTCGACGTGCGGGTCGTGCACACGCCGGGGCACGCCTCGCACCACGTCTCCTACCTGCTGCCCGACGGCACGCTGTTCTGCGGCGATTCGGCCGGCGTCGTGCTGCCCGGCGCCGGCGTGATCAGGCCGGCGCTGGCGCCGCCCGAGCTCGACATCGAGCTCAAGGAGGGTTCCGTGCGCAGGCAGCTCGCCCTGGGGCCGACGCGCCTCGTCCTCTCGCACTTCGGGCCCGTGCCGGACGCCAGGGCGCACCTCGAGGCCTACCCCGGCGTGATGCGCGCCTGGGAGGCCGAGCTGCTCAGGGGCCTCGCCGTCGGCGAGGGCGACGAGGCGCTCGCGCGGCGCATGGAGGCGTTCGAGGACGCCGAGCTGGCGGCGGCCCGCGTGCCCCCGGGCATCGCGCACCGCTACAAGCTGACCTCCGACGCGGCCATGAACGCGGCGGGGCTCAAGCGCTACCTCACGAAGCTGCACCCCGAGCGCGTCGAGGCGGCGCGGGCCGCGTCGGCGGGCGGCAGGGGCTAG
- a CDS encoding carboxymuconolactone decarboxylase family protein translates to MPGERPERPWEERREEIRRYFEEAMGKEPISVASLERYNPDALEAFYLLRKATLKEPPEGTLSKKVQELIIIAVEAALKKDPVGHARIAVDAGATPQEIHDAVGIVLWLAGMPAYHHGMRAVKAAEDYLLEKGSAAAVR, encoded by the coding sequence ATGCCAGGTGAGAGGCCGGAGCGCCCGTGGGAGGAGCGCCGCGAGGAGATCCGCCGGTACTTCGAGGAGGCGATGGGCAAGGAGCCCATCAGCGTGGCCTCGCTCGAGAGGTACAACCCCGACGCCCTCGAGGCCTTCTACCTCCTGCGCAAGGCGACGCTCAAGGAGCCGCCCGAGGGCACGCTGAGCAAGAAGGTCCAGGAGCTCATCATCATCGCTGTCGAGGCCGCGCTGAAGAAGGACCCCGTCGGCCACGCGCGCATCGCCGTGGACGCCGGCGCCACGCCGCAGGAGATCCACGACGCGGTGGGCATCGTGCTGTGGCTCGCCGGCATGCCCGCGTACCACCACGGGATGAGGGCCGTGAAGGCGGCGGAGGACTACCTGCTGGAGAAGGGGTCGGCGGCGGCGGTCCGCTGA
- a CDS encoding LLM class flavin-dependent oxidoreductase, translating to MSANAQADDVRFGVQLPLWDYNVHPEVSFPVIRDTALLAEELGYDFVSLDDHLMRGEGGVFYESWTTVSMLAALTSRVRFQHSVLCNMYRPPALLAKMAATLDAAAGGRYELGIGAGWKREEAEAYGLPWAETKERMDRLEEALQVIRALWTEDVAHFTGRYYTLGGAVCAPKPAQRPHPPIWVGGGGEKRTLRIAARYATGANFAAPGIGSGAGMDVFSYFEHKKGVLFAHCREVGRDPSELTLSAGVNLMLWGRDRDEVRRRLEAAASQRGLSGPERERLLAGMQHAIQSVEQCIDHVRRFIALGARSISVTRASPEAMRRFAEEVIPSL from the coding sequence ATGAGCGCCAACGCACAGGCAGACGACGTCCGCTTCGGCGTGCAGCTCCCCCTCTGGGACTACAACGTCCACCCCGAGGTCAGCTTCCCCGTCATCCGCGACACGGCCCTCCTCGCCGAGGAGCTGGGGTACGACTTCGTCTCGCTGGACGACCACCTCATGCGCGGCGAGGGCGGCGTCTTCTACGAGTCCTGGACGACCGTCTCCATGCTCGCTGCGCTGACGTCGCGCGTCCGCTTCCAGCACTCGGTCCTCTGCAACATGTACCGGCCGCCCGCCCTGCTGGCGAAGATGGCCGCCACGCTCGACGCGGCCGCTGGCGGACGCTACGAGCTGGGCATCGGCGCCGGCTGGAAGAGGGAGGAGGCCGAGGCCTACGGGCTGCCCTGGGCCGAGACCAAGGAGCGGATGGACAGGCTCGAGGAGGCCCTGCAGGTGATCAGGGCGCTGTGGACGGAGGACGTCGCGCACTTCACGGGCCGGTACTACACGCTCGGCGGCGCGGTCTGCGCCCCGAAGCCGGCGCAGCGCCCGCACCCGCCCATCTGGGTCGGCGGGGGCGGCGAGAAGCGCACGCTGAGGATCGCCGCTCGCTACGCGACGGGGGCGAACTTCGCGGCCCCCGGCATCGGCAGCGGCGCCGGCATGGACGTCTTCAGCTACTTCGAGCACAAGAAGGGCGTGCTGTTCGCCCACTGCCGCGAAGTCGGGCGCGACCCGTCGGAGCTGACGCTGTCCGCCGGCGTGAACCTCATGCTGTGGGGCCGCGACCGCGACGAGGTGCGCCGGCGCCTGGAGGCTGCGGCCAGCCAGCGCGGCCTCTCGGGACCCGAGCGCGAGCGCCTGCTGGCCGGGATGCAGCACGCCATCCAGTCCGTCGAGCAGTGCATCGACCACGTCCGCCGCTTCATCGCCCTCGGTGCCAGGTCGATAAGCGTCACGCGGGCGAGCCCCGAGGCGATGAGGCGCTTCGCCGAGGAGGTCATCCCGAGCCTGTAG